Proteins encoded together in one Anguilla anguilla isolate fAngAng1 chromosome 9, fAngAng1.pri, whole genome shotgun sequence window:
- the mrpl22 gene encoding 39S ribosomal protein L22, mitochondrial — MAVSSVAGVGVTLLRSIAGQMHSRMLASVCAVHHSSFHTSPTLELTRKWEKKNLIVYPPQTRDEPRKPAEIFHCRRQIKYSKDKMWYLAKLIRGMTIDQAVAQLEFNDKKGAQIMKEVLLEAQDMAVRNHNVEYKSNLYVAESFSGKGKYLKRIRIHGKGMFGIMDKVHCHYFVKLVEGSPPAVQQTTGFDQAKEYVEQLRSRTIIHSL; from the exons ATGGCGGTCTCCTCTGTGGCAGGAGTGG GTGTCACACTCCTGAGAAGTATTGCAGGACAGATGCATTCCAG AATGCTCGCCTCAGTCTGTGCTGTTCATCACTCCTCCTTTCACACGAGTCCGACGTTAGAGTTGACTAGAAAATGGGAGAAGAAGAATCTAATTGTTTATCCACCGCAAACTCGGGACGAGCCGCGGAAACCAGCT GAAATCTTTCACTGCAGACGGCAAATAAAGTACAGCAAGGACAAGATGTGGTACCTGGCAAAACTG ATCCGAGGCATGACGATCGACCAGGCCGTGGCACAGCTGGAGTTCAACGACAAGAAGGGGGCGCAGATAATGAAGGAG GTTCTGTTGGAGGCCCAGGATATGGCAGTTAGAAATCACAATGTCGAGTACAAATCAAATTTGTACGTTG CCGAGTCCTTCTCCGGCAAGGGGAAGTACCTGAAGCGGATCCGGATCCACGGCAAGGGCATGTTCGGGATCATGGATAAGGTGCACTGCCACTACTTCGTGAAGCTGGTGGAGGGGTCGCCGCCCGCCGTGCAGCAGACGACCGGGTTCGACCAGGCCAAGGAGTACGTGGAGCAGCTGAGGAGCCGCACCATCATACACTCGCTGTAG